The proteins below come from a single Kitasatospora sp. NBC_00315 genomic window:
- a CDS encoding sigma-70 family RNA polymerase sigma factor — MTSQEAGFDRSVAPLRTELLAYCYRMLGSAHDAEDLVQETYLRAWRAWERYDPTRSSPRTWLYRIATNACLTALEARGRRPLPSGLVAASDPLGPFVQKENATWLQPLPDSLLDAGDPAGAVIDRSSLRLAFAAALQHLSARQRGALILRDVLGFPASEAAEILGTTTVSVNSSLQRARTRMKDAGIRQERLGEPSSAEQRAWVDRYMKAFEHADVEGLKRLLTEDVLMEMPPQLNWFVGRGNYGLFMEWVFGALGTDWRLRTVSANGQPGFAAYRRDGDGYRLHTLQIFTVTAEGISRNSVFQGPEVFATFGLAAGPDDRGPVDTGGGVQPGRRPAG, encoded by the coding sequence GTGACGTCACAGGAAGCGGGCTTCGACCGTTCGGTCGCACCGTTGCGAACGGAACTGCTGGCGTACTGCTACCGGATGCTCGGCTCGGCCCACGACGCCGAGGACCTGGTCCAGGAGACGTATCTGAGGGCGTGGCGGGCGTGGGAGCGGTACGACCCCACTCGCAGCTCGCCGCGCACCTGGCTCTACCGGATCGCGACGAACGCCTGCCTGACCGCCTTGGAGGCCCGCGGCCGCCGACCGCTGCCGTCGGGGCTGGTGGCCGCTTCCGACCCGCTCGGGCCGTTCGTCCAAAAGGAGAACGCCACCTGGCTCCAGCCCCTGCCGGACTCGTTGCTGGACGCGGGCGATCCGGCCGGGGCCGTGATCGACCGCAGCAGCCTGCGGCTGGCGTTCGCGGCCGCGCTGCAGCATCTGTCGGCGCGCCAGCGCGGTGCGCTGATCCTGCGTGACGTGCTCGGCTTCCCCGCGTCCGAGGCGGCGGAGATCCTCGGCACCACCACCGTGTCGGTGAACAGTTCCCTGCAGCGGGCGCGTACCCGGATGAAGGACGCGGGAATCCGGCAGGAGCGTCTCGGCGAGCCGTCCTCGGCCGAGCAGCGCGCCTGGGTCGACCGCTACATGAAGGCGTTCGAGCACGCCGACGTCGAGGGCCTCAAGCGGCTGCTCACCGAGGACGTGCTGATGGAGATGCCGCCGCAGCTCAACTGGTTCGTCGGCCGCGGCAACTACGGCCTGTTCATGGAGTGGGTCTTCGGGGCGCTCGGAACGGACTGGCGCCTCAGAACGGTCTCGGCCAACGGCCAGCCCGGTTTCGCCGCCTACCGGCGCGACGGCGACGGATACCGGCTGCACACCCTCCAGATCTTCACCGTGACCGCCGAGGGGATCAGCCGGAACTCGGTGTTCCAGGGTCCCGAGGTGTTCGCGACGTTCGGTCTGGCGGCCGGACCGGACGACCGGGGTCCTGTCGACACCGGGGGTGGCGTCCAGCCGGGGCGGCGTCCAGCCGGGTGA
- a CDS encoding ROK family protein codes for MRETDTRNSGPASQQGMRRANLALVLGQIAEGPRSRAEVAAATGLTRAAVSSLAEELLTAGLLTEAGQATPSGRVGRPGTALGLAPDGPGGLGAEIGVQHLAACVVDLSGEVRSWQRMEVPNRGRRPAAVLADLAELLHRAARESGLRPAGLALAVPGLVGAAEGMVERAPNLGWSGVPVAAELRPALRAAGAEELSGLPIEVDNEANLGGLAELWLGGRPGDFFHLSAEAGIGSAIVVGGRLLRGARGYAGELGHVPVHPDGPPCACGARGCLEQYAGEAAVLREAGLEGVLGDWVGLLAERAAAGDTAVLAALSGAGAALGIAAAGAVNLLDPAELVLGGGYAELAPWLLPAMRVELAGRVTVRPWADDWLTVSELGRRGPLLGAAVGVVRAIVADPGHFSGRGSEGV; via the coding sequence ATGCGTGAGACGGACACCCGCAATTCCGGCCCGGCCAGCCAGCAGGGCATGAGGCGGGCGAACCTGGCCCTGGTGCTCGGGCAGATCGCCGAGGGCCCCCGATCGCGCGCCGAGGTCGCCGCGGCCACCGGACTGACCCGCGCGGCGGTCTCCTCGCTCGCCGAGGAGCTGCTGACCGCCGGGCTGCTCACCGAGGCGGGCCAGGCCACCCCGAGCGGGAGGGTCGGCCGGCCCGGCACCGCACTGGGGCTGGCCCCGGACGGACCCGGCGGCCTCGGGGCCGAGATCGGCGTCCAGCACCTGGCGGCCTGCGTGGTGGACCTGAGCGGGGAGGTCCGCAGCTGGCAGCGGATGGAGGTGCCCAACCGGGGGCGCCGGCCCGCCGCCGTCCTCGCCGACCTCGCCGAACTGCTGCACCGCGCCGCCCGGGAGTCGGGGCTGCGCCCGGCCGGTCTGGCCCTGGCCGTGCCGGGCCTCGTCGGCGCGGCCGAGGGCATGGTCGAGCGGGCTCCCAACCTCGGATGGTCCGGTGTGCCGGTCGCGGCCGAGCTGCGGCCGGCGCTTCGTGCCGCCGGGGCGGAGGAGCTGTCCGGGCTGCCGATCGAGGTGGACAACGAGGCCAACCTGGGCGGCCTGGCCGAGCTCTGGCTGGGAGGGCGCCCCGGTGACTTCTTCCACCTGTCGGCCGAGGCCGGCATCGGCTCCGCGATCGTGGTCGGCGGGCGGCTGCTGCGCGGGGCGCGCGGCTACGCGGGAGAGCTCGGGCACGTACCGGTGCACCCGGACGGGCCGCCGTGCGCCTGCGGGGCGCGCGGCTGCCTGGAGCAGTACGCGGGTGAGGCGGCGGTGCTGCGCGAGGCCGGACTGGAGGGCGTCCTCGGCGACTGGGTCGGGCTGCTCGCCGAGCGGGCGGCGGCCGGGGACACGGCCGTGCTGGCCGCGTTGAGCGGTGCGGGCGCCGCGCTGGGCATCGCCGCGGCCGGTGCGGTGAACCTGCTGGACCCGGCGGAGCTGGTGCTGGGCGGCGGCTACGCGGAACTGGCGCCCTGGCTGCTGCCGGCGATGCGCGTGGAGCTCGCCGGGCGGGTGACCGTCCGCCCCTGGGCCGACGACTGGCTGACGGTCTCCGAGCTGGGCCGCCGCGGACCGCTGCTGGGCGCCGCGGTCGGCGTGGTCCGGGCGATCGTCGCCGACCCGGGGCACTTCTCCGGACGGGGGTCCGAGGGGGTGTGA
- a CDS encoding anion permease, which translates to MEHISFLVAVVIITALAFDFTNGFHDTANAMATSIATGALRPKVAVTIAAVLNFAGAFLSVKVATTISGGIVNEKAGLHPSIIFAALVGAILWNLLTWLRGLPSSSSHALYGGLIGATVVGVGFGGVNFTTVVTKILIPAVASPIVAGLASWGATKLAYLITSRGNEKTTTKAFKTGQIASSSLISLAHGTNDAQKTMGIITLTLVSVGALPKGALPPTWVIIGAGAAIALGTYMGGWRIIRSMGKGLADIQPPQGFSSETAAAAVILTSSHMGYGLSTTQVCSGGIMGAGLGGPRRQLNWSMARRMVYTWGLTLPAAALVAGAAAFVADQGTWGVVVVGAVLVAGSGAMYLFSRRQPVHSGNVRDGAAVEVTPVPTAASPAPVQTTVAA; encoded by the coding sequence ATGGAACACATCTCGTTCCTGGTAGCCGTCGTGATCATCACGGCGCTCGCCTTCGACTTCACCAACGGGTTCCACGACACCGCGAACGCGATGGCCACCTCCATCGCCACCGGCGCCCTGCGGCCCAAGGTCGCGGTCACCATCGCGGCGGTCCTCAACTTCGCGGGCGCCTTCCTGTCCGTGAAGGTCGCCACCACCATCTCGGGTGGCATCGTCAACGAGAAGGCGGGCCTCCATCCGTCGATCATCTTCGCGGCGCTGGTGGGCGCGATCCTCTGGAACCTGCTGACCTGGCTGCGAGGTCTGCCGTCCAGCTCCTCGCACGCGCTGTACGGCGGCCTGATCGGCGCCACCGTGGTGGGTGTCGGCTTCGGCGGCGTCAACTTCACGACCGTGGTGACCAAGATCCTCATCCCGGCCGTGGCCTCCCCGATCGTGGCCGGCCTGGCCTCCTGGGGCGCCACCAAGCTGGCGTACCTGATCACCTCGCGCGGCAACGAGAAGACGACCACCAAGGCCTTCAAGACCGGCCAGATCGCCTCCTCCTCGCTGATCTCGCTGGCCCACGGCACCAACGACGCCCAGAAGACGATGGGCATCATCACCCTGACCCTGGTCTCGGTCGGCGCCCTGCCCAAGGGCGCGCTGCCCCCCACCTGGGTGATCATCGGCGCCGGCGCGGCCATCGCGCTCGGCACCTACATGGGCGGCTGGCGCATCATCCGCTCGATGGGCAAGGGCCTCGCCGACATCCAGCCGCCGCAGGGCTTCTCCTCCGAGACGGCGGCCGCCGCGGTCATCCTGACCTCCTCGCACATGGGCTACGGCCTCTCCACCACTCAGGTCTGCTCCGGCGGCATCATGGGCGCCGGTCTCGGCGGCCCGAGGCGCCAGCTCAACTGGAGCATGGCCCGCCGGATGGTCTACACCTGGGGCCTGACGCTGCCCGCCGCCGCCCTGGTGGCCGGCGCAGCGGCCTTCGTCGCGGACCAGGGCACCTGGGGCGTCGTCGTGGTCGGCGCGGTCCTGGTGGCCGGCTCCGGTGCGATGTACCTGTTCTCCCGGCGCCAGCCGGTGCACTCGGGCAACGTCCGCGACGGCGCGGCGGTCGAGGTCACCCCCGTCCCGACGGCGGCCTCCCCCGCCCCCGTCCAGACCACCGTCGCGGCCTGA
- a CDS encoding NlpC/P60 family protein, whose protein sequence is MPKSYRGGEGSPMGGALRRTESTGVRPWVRAALRCGAVLAVAALSLPFATQAAFAAPGPTPSATAPTVAPGADPLADAKQTLGPLLDRLHQLYGSAEAATEQYNGAVAKVNQQQATLVDLQNQLQRQQKLVDAGTDIAAQLAAAQYRNGSASAYAELLLSDDPYEAVTMAELLAAASRSQSAFLDHLKSDRASLGDVQKQTEGALKESQELVAQQDTAKAAVASELTSVEQLVGSLTGAQRSELAELEKVQADEAQLVFLASGALGKGERTPSQAGRAAVAYALAQLGKPYVWGGAGPDVFDCSGLTSQAWLHAGNPIPRTSQEQWARLQHVPLNQLRPGDLVIYFAGATHVAMYIGGGLVVQAPRPGAVIKVSPIGSMPILGAVRPDPGTGADDQGGAWKVPALPTNWDTATPIAPSPPATVPAVPTPGGTPAPGVTPTTAPSEPGTPSTGTGSPTDTATTPGGTPSGTGTPSGTGGPSGTGSPSGTGGPSGAGTPTQSSPEPSASSTAPATTSASANATPVSPAASSSARVPSL, encoded by the coding sequence ATGCCGAAGAGCTACCGGGGCGGGGAGGGCAGTCCGATGGGCGGGGCGTTGCGGCGTACGGAATCGACCGGGGTACGGCCGTGGGTCCGGGCCGCCCTCAGATGCGGCGCCGTGCTCGCCGTGGCCGCGCTGTCACTGCCCTTCGCGACCCAGGCCGCGTTCGCCGCGCCCGGGCCGACCCCCTCGGCCACCGCGCCGACCGTGGCCCCCGGCGCCGATCCGCTCGCCGACGCCAAGCAGACCCTCGGCCCGCTGCTGGACCGGCTGCACCAGCTCTACGGCAGCGCCGAGGCCGCGACCGAGCAGTACAACGGCGCCGTCGCCAAGGTGAACCAGCAGCAGGCCACCCTGGTCGACCTGCAGAACCAGCTGCAGCGCCAGCAGAAGCTGGTGGACGCGGGGACGGACATCGCCGCCCAGCTGGCCGCGGCCCAGTACCGCAACGGCAGCGCCTCGGCCTACGCCGAACTGCTCCTCTCGGACGACCCCTACGAGGCCGTGACCATGGCGGAGCTGCTCGCGGCGGCCAGCCGCTCGCAGTCCGCCTTCCTGGACCACCTCAAGTCCGACCGTGCTTCGCTCGGCGACGTGCAGAAGCAGACCGAGGGCGCGCTCAAGGAATCCCAGGAACTGGTGGCGCAGCAGGACACGGCCAAGGCCGCGGTCGCCTCCGAGCTGACGTCCGTCGAGCAGCTGGTCGGCTCGCTCACCGGTGCCCAGCGCAGCGAGCTCGCCGAGCTGGAGAAGGTCCAGGCGGACGAGGCCCAGCTGGTCTTCCTCGCCTCCGGCGCACTCGGCAAGGGCGAGCGGACGCCCTCGCAGGCCGGCCGGGCGGCGGTGGCGTACGCGCTGGCGCAGCTCGGCAAGCCGTACGTCTGGGGCGGCGCGGGACCGGACGTCTTCGACTGCTCGGGCCTCACCTCGCAGGCCTGGCTGCACGCCGGGAACCCGATCCCGCGGACGAGCCAGGAGCAGTGGGCCCGGCTCCAGCACGTACCGCTGAACCAGCTGCGCCCGGGCGACCTGGTGATCTACTTCGCCGGTGCCACTCACGTCGCGATGTACATCGGCGGCGGTCTGGTGGTGCAGGCGCCGCGCCCCGGCGCGGTGATCAAGGTCTCGCCGATCGGCTCGATGCCGATCCTGGGCGCCGTCCGGCCGGATCCCGGTACCGGCGCGGACGACCAGGGCGGCGCCTGGAAGGTGCCGGCCCTGCCGACGAACTGGGACACCGCGACACCGATAGCGCCGTCGCCGCCGGCGACCGTGCCCGCGGTGCCGACGCCCGGTGGCACCCCCGCGCCCGGGGTCACGCCCACCACGGCGCCGTCGGAGCCGGGGACCCCGTCCACCGGGACCGGATCGCCGACGGACACCGCGACGACCCCCGGCGGTACGCCCTCCGGCACCGGTACGCCCTCCGGTACGGGCGGCCCCTCCGGTACGGGCAGCCCCTCCGGTACGGGAGGCCCCTCGGGGGCGGGCACACCGACGCAGTCCTCGCCGGAGCCGTCCGCCTCCTCGACCGCACCGGCCACCACCTCGGCCTCCGCGAACGCGACGCCGGTCTCACCGGCGGCCTCCTCCTCCGCCCGGGTGCCCAGCCTCTAG
- a CDS encoding DUF3533 domain-containing protein yields the protein MAASEPGFAAELKDAVTPRTALLVVAVLLLQLAFIVSYVGALHHPTPHQLSIAVVAPPAVQPKLVAALEAVPDDAVRTSTSPDRDTAVARIKDQKIYAALLFDPSGTQDTLLVADARGPAAARAAETIVTAIDKNQGRTVVVDDVVPLAPGDAEGLSSFYLVIGWCVGGYLVASILGISAGSRPANTARALIRLGALALYSIAAGVGGALIVGPVLHALPGSTWGLIGLGTLVVFGVGAFTMALQCLFGIVGIGLAVLLFVVLGNPSAGGVFPPPLMPAFWRAIGAWFPNGAGTDVARSIAYFGATGIAVPLMVLTAWAVVGVAVTLVAVAYRPGRERDPAPALA from the coding sequence ATGGCCGCCTCCGAGCCGGGCTTCGCCGCGGAACTCAAGGATGCGGTGACCCCTCGCACAGCACTGCTGGTGGTCGCGGTCCTCCTCCTCCAACTGGCCTTCATCGTGTCGTACGTCGGCGCGTTGCATCACCCGACGCCGCATCAGCTCTCCATCGCCGTCGTCGCCCCGCCGGCGGTCCAGCCGAAGCTGGTGGCGGCCCTGGAGGCGGTGCCGGACGACGCGGTCAGGACCTCCACCTCCCCCGACCGGGACACCGCCGTCGCGCGGATCAAGGATCAGAAGATCTACGCGGCACTGCTCTTCGACCCCAGCGGCACCCAGGACACCCTGCTGGTCGCCGACGCGCGCGGCCCGGCCGCCGCCAGGGCCGCCGAGACGATCGTCACCGCGATCGACAAGAACCAGGGGCGGACGGTCGTGGTCGACGACGTGGTGCCGCTGGCCCCGGGTGACGCCGAGGGGCTCTCCTCCTTCTACCTGGTGATCGGCTGGTGCGTCGGCGGCTACCTGGTCGCCTCGATCCTCGGCATCAGCGCCGGCTCCCGGCCCGCCAACACCGCCCGCGCGCTGATCCGGCTGGGCGCCCTGGCGCTGTACTCGATCGCGGCCGGCGTCGGCGGCGCCCTGATCGTCGGCCCGGTGCTGCACGCGCTGCCCGGCTCCACCTGGGGGCTGATCGGCCTCGGCACTCTGGTGGTGTTCGGGGTGGGCGCCTTCACGATGGCGCTGCAGTGCCTGTTCGGGATCGTCGGCATCGGGCTGGCGGTGCTGTTGTTCGTGGTCCTCGGCAATCCCAGCGCGGGCGGGGTGTTCCCGCCCCCACTGATGCCGGCCTTCTGGCGGGCCATCGGCGCGTGGTTCCCGAACGGCGCCGGGACCGACGTGGCCCGCTCGATCGCGTACTTCGGCGCCACCGGCATCGCCGTCCCCCTGATGGTGCTGACCGCCTGGGCCGTCGTCGGGGTCGCCGTGACCCTGGTCGCGGTGGCCTACCGGCCCGGCCGCGAGCGCGACCCGGCCCCGGCCCTCGCCTGA
- a CDS encoding MDR family MFS transporter: MTVSSPVSTGAATTDDTPMTHRQVLEALSGLLLGLFVAVLSSTVVSNALPRILTDLHGGESAYTWVITAALLSLTASTPIWGKLSDLVSKKLLVQIALVIYIVSSALAGLSQNTAELIGCRVLQGVGAGGVTALAQICLAAMVPPRERGRYSGYFGAVFALATIGGPLIGGVIVDTDWLGWRWCFYVGIPFSLIAILVLQRTLRLPVVKRKAKIDYLGATVITGAVSLMMIWITLAGKNYAWVSWQTLVMVGGGVLLGALALLVESRAAEPIIPLALFRHRTVTLAAAASVLVGVGMYGATTFLSQYFQLAREKSPTMAGLMTLPMILGLAVSSTVAGRLITRYGRWKGFLVAGTFLLAVGFGLLGTVRDDTGYGWLSLYMALAGIGLGLTMQNLVLAVQNTVPRSELGAASSVVTFFRTMGGAMGVSALGALMTNRVGRYLTENMTAAGIPAGQGGAGGSEIPDLHTLPAPVVPLVTDAFGHGVGVVFLVAAPFALLAFLVVLFIREVPLRTGNGG; encoded by the coding sequence ATGACCGTCAGCTCCCCCGTCTCGACCGGAGCCGCCACCACCGACGACACCCCCATGACCCACCGGCAGGTGCTCGAAGCCCTCTCCGGGCTGCTGCTCGGCCTCTTCGTCGCGGTGCTCTCCTCGACCGTGGTCTCCAACGCCCTGCCCAGGATCCTCACCGACCTGCACGGCGGTGAGTCCGCCTACACCTGGGTGATCACCGCCGCCCTGCTCTCGCTGACCGCGTCCACCCCGATCTGGGGCAAGCTCTCCGACCTGGTCAGCAAGAAGCTGCTGGTGCAGATAGCACTGGTCATCTACATCGTCTCGTCGGCCCTGGCCGGCCTCTCCCAGAACACCGCCGAACTGATCGGCTGCCGGGTGCTCCAGGGCGTCGGCGCCGGCGGCGTGACCGCGCTGGCGCAGATCTGCCTGGCGGCGATGGTCCCGCCGCGCGAGCGCGGGCGCTACAGCGGCTACTTCGGCGCGGTCTTCGCGCTGGCCACCATCGGCGGCCCGCTGATCGGCGGTGTGATCGTCGACACCGACTGGCTCGGCTGGCGCTGGTGCTTCTACGTCGGCATCCCGTTCTCGCTGATCGCGATCCTGGTCCTCCAGCGCACCCTGCGGCTCCCGGTGGTCAAGCGCAAGGCGAAGATCGACTACCTCGGCGCCACCGTCATCACCGGCGCCGTCAGCCTGATGATGATCTGGATCACGCTGGCCGGCAAGAACTACGCCTGGGTCTCCTGGCAGACCCTGGTGATGGTCGGCGGCGGCGTCCTGCTCGGCGCGCTCGCCCTCCTCGTCGAGAGCCGCGCGGCCGAGCCGATCATCCCGCTGGCGCTCTTCCGCCACCGCACCGTCACCCTCGCCGCCGCCGCCAGCGTGCTGGTCGGGGTGGGGATGTACGGCGCGACGACCTTCCTCAGCCAGTACTTCCAGCTGGCCCGGGAGAAGTCGCCGACGATGGCCGGCCTGATGACGCTGCCGATGATCCTCGGCCTGGCGGTCTCCTCCACCGTCGCCGGCAGACTGATCACCCGGTACGGCCGGTGGAAGGGCTTCCTGGTGGCCGGGACCTTCCTGCTGGCGGTCGGCTTCGGCCTGCTCGGCACCGTCCGGGACGACACCGGCTACGGCTGGCTCTCGCTCTACATGGCGCTGGCGGGCATCGGGCTCGGCCTGACCATGCAGAACCTCGTCCTGGCCGTGCAGAACACCGTGCCGCGCAGCGAGCTCGGCGCGGCCAGCTCGGTGGTCACCTTCTTCCGCACGATGGGCGGCGCGATGGGCGTCTCGGCGCTCGGCGCCCTGATGACCAACCGGGTCGGCCGCTACCTCACCGAGAACATGACGGCCGCGGGAATCCCGGCCGGCCAGGGCGGCGCCGGCGGCAGCGAGATCCCGGACCTGCACACGCTGCCCGCGCCGGTGGTCCCGCTGGTCACCGACGCGTTCGGCCACGGCGTCGGTGTGGTCTTCCTGGTGGCGGCGCCGTTCGCGCTGCTGGCCTTCCTGGTGGTGCTCTTCATCCGTGAGGTCCCGCTGCGGACCGGGAACGGCGGCTGA
- a CDS encoding SgcJ/EcaC family oxidoreductase, with product MSDSRTQDEAAIKAVLAASYRAWEAGDADGMVADYTADATAVMTGSLRDSRDVIRRSMALGFEGPLKGSSTRNRQLSIRFLGRDGAIVVSESGILFAGESEVPDARKVNATWVLEKRDDRWLIAAYHNSPVVAPGN from the coding sequence ATGTCCGACAGTCGTACGCAGGACGAGGCCGCGATCAAGGCCGTGCTGGCCGCCTCCTACCGGGCGTGGGAAGCGGGCGACGCCGACGGCATGGTCGCCGACTACACGGCGGACGCGACCGCCGTCATGACCGGCTCGCTCCGCGACAGCCGTGACGTGATCCGCCGGAGCATGGCCCTGGGCTTCGAGGGTCCGCTCAAGGGCAGCTCGACCCGCAACAGGCAGCTCAGCATCCGCTTCCTGGGCAGGGACGGCGCGATCGTCGTCAGCGAATCCGGCATCCTGTTCGCCGGCGAGAGCGAGGTCCCGGACGCGCGCAAGGTGAACGCGACCTGGGTCCTGGAGAAGCGGGACGACCGCTGGCTGATCGCCGCCTACCACAACAGCCCGGTGGTGGCGCCCGGGAACTGA
- a CDS encoding MarR family winged helix-turn-helix transcriptional regulator, producing the protein MSDEQALLAVEREIALLFRRGRARVGELSRQVHPELEGMGYSMLGFVEQAGKVRLTDIGAHFSVGKATVSRQVKALEEIGLLAREIDPLDRRAALVSLTEDGTARYLRVRDARTARFRELLETWPQDDVVRFADLLVRFNDLTEEPAGS; encoded by the coding sequence GTGAGTGACGAGCAGGCTCTGCTGGCGGTGGAGCGGGAGATCGCCCTGCTGTTCCGGCGGGGGCGGGCCAGGGTCGGGGAACTGTCGCGACAGGTGCACCCGGAGCTGGAGGGCATGGGGTACAGCATGCTCGGCTTCGTCGAGCAGGCCGGCAAGGTGCGGCTGACCGACATCGGGGCGCACTTCTCGGTCGGCAAGGCCACCGTGAGCCGGCAGGTCAAGGCGCTGGAGGAGATCGGGCTGCTGGCCCGGGAGATCGATCCGCTGGACCGCCGGGCCGCGCTGGTGTCGCTGACCGAGGACGGTACGGCGCGCTATCTGCGGGTGCGCGACGCCCGTACGGCGCGGTTCCGGGAGTTGCTGGAGACCTGGCCGCAGGACGACGTGGTGCGCTTCGCCGACCTGCTGGTGCGCTTCAACGACCTGACCGAGGAGCCGGCCGGGAGCTGA
- a CDS encoding FdhF/YdeP family oxidoreductase: MAKQAPQSDPAQDDPAVTAPGHAAAGLPAVGHSLRMAAEQMSTRRTLAVLRKVNQPDGFDCPGCAWPEPDKPHIAEFCENGAKAVAEEATERRITADFFAAHPVAELAGRSGYWLGQQGRLTGPMLLDEGATHYVPVSWEEAFRTIAEELRALDTPDGAAFYTSGRTGNEAAFAYQLFARRLGTNNLPDCSNMCHESSGSALVETLGVGKGSVSLKDLYQADLIIVAGQNPGTNHPRMLSALERAKRAGARIVSVNPLPEAGLERFKNPQNARGLAGHGTKLTDLFLQIRLGGDLALFRALNQLLLAAEEKHGNVLDREFIEEHCLGFEEFAAEAAGTDREEVLKATGLPFEQIEELASMVLASRKVIVCWAMGLTQHKHAVPTIREVVNFLLLRGNIGRPGAGVCPVRGHSNVQGDRTMGIFERPSTAFLDALGKEFAFEPPREHGFDAVETIRAMRDGRVRVFFAMGGNFVAATPDTDVTEAAMRRCRLTVHVSTKLNRSHVVTGARALILPTLGRTDRDVTAKGAQFVSVEDSMGMVHSSRGGLRPPAPGLLSEVAIVCRLARATLGPQDDTPWEDFADDYDTVRDRIARVVPGFEDFNDKVRRPGGFALPHGPRDSRTFPTATGRANFTVNALTAPEVPPGRLLLQTLRSHDQYNTTVYGLDDRYRGITGGRRVVLVNPADADRLGLVEGGHVDLVSEWRDGVERRAAHFKVVHYPVAEGGAAAYYPETNVLVPLDSTADISNTPTSKAVVIRFEPDSGPVA, encoded by the coding sequence ATGGCGAAGCAGGCCCCGCAGAGCGACCCGGCCCAGGACGACCCGGCGGTGACCGCGCCCGGGCACGCGGCGGCCGGGCTCCCGGCCGTGGGCCACAGCCTGCGGATGGCGGCCGAGCAGATGAGCACCCGCCGCACCCTGGCGGTGCTGCGCAAGGTCAACCAGCCGGACGGCTTCGACTGCCCCGGCTGTGCCTGGCCCGAGCCGGACAAGCCGCACATCGCCGAGTTCTGCGAGAACGGTGCCAAGGCGGTCGCCGAGGAGGCCACCGAGCGGCGGATCACCGCCGACTTCTTCGCCGCCCACCCGGTGGCCGAGCTGGCCGGGCGCTCCGGCTACTGGCTGGGCCAGCAGGGCCGCCTCACCGGGCCGATGCTGCTGGACGAGGGTGCCACGCACTACGTGCCGGTCTCCTGGGAGGAGGCGTTCAGGACGATCGCCGAGGAGCTCAGGGCGCTGGACACCCCGGACGGCGCCGCCTTCTACACCTCCGGGCGGACCGGCAACGAGGCGGCCTTCGCCTACCAGCTGTTCGCCCGCCGGCTGGGCACCAACAACCTGCCGGACTGCTCCAACATGTGCCACGAGTCGTCCGGCTCCGCGCTGGTCGAGACGCTCGGGGTGGGCAAGGGCAGCGTCAGCCTGAAGGACCTGTACCAGGCCGACCTGATCATCGTCGCGGGTCAGAACCCGGGGACCAACCACCCCCGGATGCTCTCCGCCCTGGAGCGGGCCAAGCGGGCCGGGGCGCGGATCGTCAGCGTCAACCCGCTGCCCGAGGCCGGCCTCGAACGCTTCAAGAACCCGCAGAACGCGCGCGGACTGGCCGGCCACGGCACCAAGCTGACCGATCTCTTCCTGCAGATCCGCCTCGGCGGCGATCTGGCGCTGTTCCGGGCGCTCAACCAGCTGTTGCTGGCCGCCGAGGAGAAGCACGGCAACGTGCTCGACCGGGAGTTCATCGAGGAGCACTGCCTGGGCTTCGAGGAGTTCGCCGCCGAGGCCGCCGGCACCGACCGCGAGGAGGTCCTGAAGGCCACCGGCCTGCCGTTCGAGCAGATCGAGGAGCTCGCCTCGATGGTGCTGGCCTCGCGGAAGGTCATCGTCTGCTGGGCGATGGGCCTCACCCAGCACAAGCACGCGGTGCCGACCATTCGCGAGGTGGTCAACTTCCTGCTGCTGCGCGGCAACATCGGGCGGCCGGGCGCCGGGGTCTGCCCGGTGCGCGGGCACAGCAACGTCCAGGGCGACCGGACGATGGGCATCTTCGAGCGCCCGTCCACGGCGTTCCTGGACGCGCTGGGCAAGGAGTTCGCCTTCGAGCCCCCGCGCGAGCACGGCTTCGACGCGGTGGAGACGATCCGGGCGATGCGCGACGGCCGGGTACGGGTGTTCTTCGCGATGGGCGGCAACTTCGTCGCGGCGACGCCCGACACCGACGTCACCGAGGCCGCGATGCGCCGCTGCCGGCTCACCGTGCACGTCTCGACCAAGCTGAACCGCTCGCACGTGGTGACCGGCGCCCGCGCGCTGATCCTGCCGACGCTGGGCCGCACCGACCGGGACGTCACCGCCAAGGGGGCGCAGTTCGTCAGCGTCGAGGACTCGATGGGCATGGTGCACTCCTCGCGCGGGGGCCTGCGCCCGCCGGCCCCCGGGCTGCTCTCCGAGGTGGCCATCGTCTGCCGGCTGGCCCGCGCCACCCTCGGCCCGCAGGACGACACCCCCTGGGAGGACTTCGCGGACGACTACGACACCGTCCGCGACCGGATCGCCCGGGTCGTCCCCGGCTTCGAGGACTTCAACGACAAGGTCCGCCGCCCCGGCGGGTTCGCCCTGCCGCACGGCCCGCGCGACAGCCGCACCTTCCCGACCGCCACCGGCCGGGCCAACTTCACCGTCAACGCGCTGACCGCGCCCGAGGTGCCGCCGGGCCGGCTGCTGCTGCAGACGCTGCGCTCGCACGACCAGTACAACACCACGGTCTACGGGTTGGACGACCGCTACCGGGGCATCACCGGCGGGCGACGGGTGGTGCTGGTCAACCCCGCGGACGCGGACCGCCTCGGGCTGGTCGAGGGCGGTCATGTGGACCTGGTGAGCGAGTGGCGCGACGGCGTGGAGCGCCGGGCAGCGCACTTCAAGGTGGTGCACTACCCGGTGGCCGAGGGCGGCGCCGCGGCCTACTACCCGGAGACCAACGTCCTGGTGCCGCTGGACTCGACCGCCGACATCAGCAACACCCCGACCTCCAAGGCCGTGGTGATCCGCTTCGAGCCGGACAGCGGCCCGGTGGCCTGA